The window CAATTCTACATCCAGACTTCCTACACATCAAAAGTTCTAATAACCTTAAGGCCTCCCACCGCTATACTATATCTAGATTAACCAAGGGCTGGGAAAGGATACACTGCTCTATCGCACACTTAAATTTGTGCCACCTATCCCTACTAAAAAGGATAAATTGCTAGTGGGAGAAAAATTGGaagcaaaaaactaaaaaaatactaTATAAACTAAATGCCTATAATTTACAGTTATGCGCTCTTGTGGAATTCTTGCACAAACAAAGGATGTTGCTTCAGAAAACGCTGTAGCCACGATCCAAGCTACCGTAACCAGTACACAGGCCCTCTTCATCCTCGTTGCTGAACAGAGTTTGGTCCAAGCAGTCGAGTGATGCTCCACATGCTTTGTTATATGACTGGCACGCAGAGCGACACACTCTTAGCCTGTTATCACCATCCTTGTCGCACTTTTGGATAGAAATCTGTATCAAGATGAAAACATCAACATTTAACTTATATAATACAGAGAAAAGCAGTATGGCATTTATTCGAAGTCAAAGCAGGGtattatttgttaatataatttaggaTACATCCCACATGTTTTTCCCATGCTAACAGAGCTTTTTGATACACAAAACACCAGTACCTTTTGCATCAAGAAAATAATGTAAGAATGTTATTCAAATTTAGCATCAGAAGCTCTCTTCTTTGCTTAAAACGTAGGCTTAGCATAGATATGCAAAAGACTTCTTCTATTAAAAAACGGGATAAGCAAAATAGGAACATCCAGATAGGATAAAGATTTAGATTAGTAAATGAACCATAAGCCTTTTATATTTGCTGTTATCAACAAGTTGATTAAGAGAGCATTAAAAACATACAAGCCAGGTAGCCCATTAAGTGGAAACTGGTTGTTAAAACATATAAAGTTAAAAATGTCAATCAGTAGAAGAATATATCGAAGTGTTCAAAGATTAGAAAAGTTACCCAGCAAGCAAGCCGCCTTGCAGCTCCATCACAGTCACCACCTctgaaaaagttaaaaattttcCGAGGACCACCAGGAAATAAACGGTGGTAGTTAGGCTTAACAACTACTTCCTCTAATTGCTGCAATATACTCATTTCACTAGGAGCACAGTGTTGCATGGACGCATCTTTTCCCAGCAGATCTTTGCAAATCAAGAGATTTGAAGAGATTGTGGAGCTGTTTTGACATGTGTAGCCAGCATAGTCAGAACAACGGAACTCACAAACCCCATTATCACATACGCCTCCATGAAGGCTACATTGTTCGTCACAAACAGCTGCACACGCCACCCAAAGTGTTGGATAATAGAACATATTAGAATCAATCAAAGTAAACCACTGGAAGTTAATAAGAAAGAACTTAAAACTCTTGACAGCTTATGAAACCTTTGCAGGTTAAGTCTTCTTAAGTCAAAAGTATAACAATCCAACCAACAAAATTTCACTATTAAGTAAAGGTAGGAACCAAATAAATCCCGTGTCTTTACAAAGCACTGCATAGGTTAACTAATACTGTGCATGAAGAATTAATGAGATTACCATCATTGTTAATTTAGTGAAATTACTCGCACAGTAAAATACAGGAATAGGCAGAAGCACACTCaactttttatttcttttatatattttgtactgtataaaaacaaagATGCAAAAATGAACAGAATGTTCAATCAGATGAAAGCTTACCTGTTGAGCAGTCGACACCAGTGCGTCCTTTTTCACACTCACAAACGCCATTTTGAAGACATTTCCCATGTCCACTACAGTTACTAGGACAAGAACCTGCGAGTCATTAGAACAATATTGAGAACCTCCATAACAAAGACATGCACAGAGAGTTAGAGAGGTGAAAAGAAGAGCATACGTTTGCTACAATCACGTCCACTGAACCCTAGAAAGCAGCGACACCTTCCATCAATACAGTCTCCATTAAAATGACAAGAATTGGGACATCTTCCAGGTACAGGAACCGGGTCTTTTTTACATAGTTCATGATAGGCTGGACATATTAGCTCGCCTAAGGGAAACATTTGGAAGAGACAATCAGGTGATGACaatgaactccaacaacatgaaAAAACACATTAAGTTGTCTGTAAAAACAAGATAATAAAGACAACCATTACCATTAAAGCCAGAAAACTGTACAGGTCCACCATGTTCAGGACATACTTTCCAAACATCATCGACTGCAACCTAAGAAAGAAAAGTGCACAAACGAAATTAAAATATCACATTTCCCTAGTGTACCTATAAGGGCATTATATACTTGGTTTAGGCCTGAACATATTAATAAGTAAAATTACCTTTAGTGTATTGTTTATACATCTGTGCTTATAACAACCATTTCCTTGGGCAGTGGAGCCCCTTACAAAGCCACTACGTACTAATGATGATGTCATGCACCTAGGGATATTAATGGAAGAATGGATGATTAGattcaaaaataagaaaaacaagTAACTGTCCATAAAACAAATCTAACCTTGAACTACTTCCTCGTACTTCACCCAACATTCGATCAGGAGGTCGTGCACTTTTAATGTCTGTGCACGAACCATCAGAGTATGCTACATAATAGGTGCAATAGTCGGCCAAAGATGACTGGCCACCTGCAACGACAATGTACAGTAGTCAGCCTCTAGTTACAGATGATGAGTATAAgactacaaaaaaaaaaaaggaaagccCCCGCGGTGCCAAAGGCACTCCTGTAGTGCTAGAAGAGGCCTAGAGGTTGATTTTTACCCCCATGGGCCCCATCCCCTCAATCATATGCATATACATTGAACTATTATGTCAGACTCCATATAAAATAAACTGGTAAAggaaacataatttttttagaaaaactgATATTTTTAGATAAGCACACAAGCTCACACAGTCACACTTCTAGAAACAAAGAACCAACCAAaagaaaaaacacaaaaaagatCAAGTACAAAAAAGGCTCAAAACCATTATACACATATGTTGTGCTAATTATATTGGGGGTACAAGTGGCAAAAAtacattctaatatttatatctctGAGCATTTACAATGAAAGGGACCTCGAAGTCGAAGGAAAGGAAAATAAATCAAACTGATGCAGAAATGAGAAATGCTTATCGATTTAAAATGTGACATCCAAGTATACCCTTAACTGAATTCTCCAAAAGTCCTCCAGCCAATAAATGAACAGAAGTCTAACAGGGGGGAAATGGCAAGAGAAACGCCAACACAAAgtagtttattattatttcttacCACGGACTGGAACCCAATGCATGTATTTCTCGGTGTAATACAACTATACAAGTTCTAAACATTCCAGGCAAACTTAGTTATTATTTTATGCTCTATTAAGCGGTAAAATCGCAAATGCATATGTGTAATACTGCACAGGACTACAAATGATCGTATATTTGCTTAAAAGATgtgggatttttttttatcagtgATACCCCATACATTGTCATACTTTTGTATTGGGGGTTGGGGGTGGGGTGGGGGGGATGAGAATTGGGCTCGGCACTAGGAGCACCTTAGCCACCACTTGGGAATTCCTTAATTCTTAACTAGCTCTGATTGCTTAGAAGGTACAAACATGATTGATGAGAAACATAGATATTTAACTAACTCATATAGATACCAAATCAAGAGTGTACCTTTGTTAGCTTCCGGAAAATATTGGGCCCATTGAGGAAGGTCCccactataatttaaaattggGCAGTAACCCTCAGCCTCCCTGTTGTATGTACACCCTGACACCTGTGTGGCATTGCAGTGATACGCTCCCTTCCAGAGGTTGCAAGGGGATGTAACGAAGTCGGTACCTTGGTTGTGGCCCCAATCAAGATGATCGGCCATATCATAATTAGCTTGGTACCACCCACTATCTTCTAACAAAGCCAGTGTCATCTTTGAAACAACTGACCTTGTGTCCACTGAACCGGTCATAATCTCATTCATTAGAAGCCTTTTCTCCCAGTGGGACCCTGAGGCACATAATGAAACTTTAATGATTAATGAGAATCTCCATTCCCTATATAAACATCAAATTAACGGCTCATCATACTTTTAAGAAAGTAAAACAGTAAGCATATCATTTTCTTGGCTCAAAGAAAGAACAAGTGAACGGCActttaaattagaaaaacaattATGATGTACTTCAGAATTcaagatacaatatatataaagacTAAAAGACATATGAAGAAAGTAGATTGATATAACTACTAGAAGTAAGGGTTTCAAAGcagagaaaagagaaagaaagtaACCCGAAGTCCCTCGCCCTCCACCATCTTCTAACTCTAAGCCAGTGAAGTTCTCAGAGAAGGCCTGCACGCAACAATTGTCACGGCATTGTTTATTTACATTTCCTGTTATTTTCTATTTGAATTTCAAGAATTTAAAAGTTCATAGAAAACAAAAACTTAAAACCGTTGCAAAGTAAAGAGGTAATACCCCGTAATGATAGCGAGAATGCATGACAACACGAGGAAGCACAACACGTGTTACCATTCGTCCAATCTTTTCATCTTTCACTTGCTCAGTGACCTGCAAGTAGAACCAACAATTGAAAATCAGGAGTAAGAGTGGCACTAGTTCGATGATGCATTTGGCTAAAAAGCAGCAAGAGCCACTTTAAGCAACCCCTAAGATTGTGCTTTTGTTACTGGCGATTGGCGAAGACCGGAGACTAATCAGGTTCGGATGCAGTGAAGAATTTAAAACTATATAAAAAGTCAGAGCGAAGGACTGGGTGGTATATGGAAGAAAGAAGACCAATTGACGTTAATTGGTAACACAATGTTTCAACAGCAATATACTATGGAGTTAATTTAGACATGTGTTGAAATATCCAAGGATTTCATACTACAACTGATTCTATGaggttattattttatgtttgcATGCCTCTTGTTTATCACAGGAATAGATGTTACCAAATACGCCTCTTGTTGATGATTAGAGAGAATTGGTAAATATGTAAATCACCACTATGTTGTACATTCAAATTATTGCTAAGGTTTCAGCCGATATCCATAGACCTAATAGAACTTTAACACCAAAAATGAACCAACAGGAAATCAAATTTCATGATAACTTGGGGAGTATTATCAACCTGAATGCGACGCCTTCTCCTCTCATCCCTAAAATGTGTAAAGGCGTGTGGATCAAAACCAAGCACATGCATCACCTGAGAACATTTCACATATTTTAAACTAGAAAGAAAAAGACAAATTCTATTTTTAAGGTAGAACATATTTATAACCTAACTTACTTCATGAATGAGTGTAGCTGAAAGTAGGGTTTCTGATTCAGCAGTCAAGTGTCTGGGAGCAACATTCACGTGTCCTGCACAATAATGAACCATCACTCGATTTGGCCAACTTTCTTACAGTACAGATGAAAATGAAGGTGCTTAATAAGAATCATTCTCCATGAAGAAAGTACCTGCAATTGCACGACCCCATTGATCACGTTCGCAAGCTACCGCCCATGCTAGTGTGTTGCCTGTTGTGGGTCGAGTAGTCACTAAAAGAACTAAGTCTGCATCAGCAACACCCTCtggaaaaaaaacacaaacagtGAACCGACATTCCAGATGTGATAAAAACTAAATCACCGCCGTCCAACAATCAAAAAACTTGATAAGACGATGCTTGATGCAAAAACATTATATGCAATTTCAATACCTTCTACATACTCTCGTGGCAGTTGGACACCTCCATCTTGCCCACATGCAGAATATCCACTTAGTTGCAAGTTCCCTCTTACACGTTCTACTGACAAGGCCCTTTTAAACCAGTCAGCGGTTTGCCCTAGAGCCTGCAGTGAGTTAAACCACAACATTAGCCTCTAAGTTATCTGAGTAGGCTTTAAAAACACAGAAGTTCCGTATTTAAATGTTTTTAGCATCTATAGAATGGTTCCAGTAACATATATCTTCAAGCTCTATAGGACATATGACCAACATGGCTAACTTGCTAGTAGTTTAAATCAATGTGGTCACATTGTTTTGCATCATGAACCTTTTGTAATGAAGTTCCCATTGTTGATAGCTTCAAGTCACTACTGAACATAAGTTAGTTTATAAATGTGAGGTGAAATTTAACTAAGTCGTTGTACCTTACGAAGGCGACACTTTTTGTCTTCCCCGGCAATATCATCTAAGGTGCAATTATACCAGCAGTCAGCGGAGACGGGAGGGTCGCCATGAGGATTACAAGAAGGTGTGTCAGAATGAGAATTTAGGGGAGGCTCTCCGAGCTAAACAAGAAACAGTAAATTACAGAGTTAAAAACAATGAACAAGAGATGATATCATTATTGAACTTAAAGCTAGCAATATTGTTGTTAATAGATACCTTCACAATGTCACCAACATTCCGACAGTCTCTATCAGGTGAGTGACCAACTGCCtcatagtttaaataaattctaaTAGGCTGCTTTGCATTGTCTTGTTTCCCTGAAAATTCGGAAGCTTCAAGCAATGCCCTCCCATTCCTTCGGAGGGGTTTTGAAATATGTTGTTCCTTATAAACCTGTGGGGAGATCGAGTACACCTTGAACCCCGGTCTTTTCCTCTGTTCAACTATTTGATCATGAATACAAGAATGTGATTTAATGTTCTTGGTTCCCTTTTCAGAGTCATGCCACAACAATTCATGTTCTTGGGACAGGGCATAACCAGCAGCCGACCATACTAGAACCAGTAAAACCTGCAACAGATTGGAATGAGGTGTCAAAAGACATTAAACTCCTGTGACAGCAAAGCTTTAATAGACCGTAaccaaaaaacataataatgtCTAACTGCATTCCCAACCAGGCTACAATTCTTACCAAGTAATTGCAGCAACCATAGAACAGGACAACTTTActtaatataaacatatataataaactcaAGCCACATGAACTACTACCGAGTTTTAACAGAGAACTCCAGAAAACCTTCCATTTAAGTACACACCCTAAACCAaatctcaatcaatttgaatcAATTAAATTGGATAACTATCGAGACATGCCCAAAACAAAATAGAACACTCATCATAGTACAAAGGAAACATACTCTGCACAGGGTCTAAAATTCAGCTTAGAAAAAAAAAGGGTATtgccaaaaataaaagtaaggcaaactcataaatttatcttcattactaaaaattaaaaacagcaACTTTATCAAGATCAGCTATGAGCTGTATAAGTATACATGTAAACATACCGATTATTTCCTAACATTATCCCAGCCATATTTCTGGACAATAAATACTTATTCTCTTtcaataatttaacaaaaaaaacccAGAAATGGCAAGCAAAACCTAAATTTAGTAGCTGAAAAGAAATACAAAACTCAAAAAAGGAAAGAGAAAGATTCAGAATTTACCttaacaaaaagaaaagtaaaTCTGGGCCTGGCAGTACAAAATCTCACAAACATACATCGATTAGAACCACTAATCTTCAACTCCATACCATTAATCATTCACCACAACAACAAAACAAACATTGGTTCTCTCAATTCACCGCCGACGAGACGCCGATCGGCTGAGAAACCCACAAAAATCCCTTAATTTCCGGCATTGCAGTCAAAAAACACAACCTTAGTGATAAAAAACAGTAAAGATCGAAACTTTACAGAAACATTAGTGAAAAAGACTCGAACTTTGTCGATTAATCAGTGAAAAAGAGTGATGGGGTTCTAAGAAATTGTGTTTAGAGAAAAGGGTAGTGAGTGATTTGTGGTGTAAATAAATGTGGAGTGAATTTGTGAGAAATGTTATGTTGTGAATTGTGATAGAGAGGGGTATACGCGGAGTGTAAAATATACATACAGTTGAAGAAGCTACAGCCTACCAGGAAtagaaaaatgagaaaaaagTGATAGTGGGTGAGTAGAGTTGATATTTTTGGAGAGAGtgtgttttttttatgttaaaacTTTTGTGTCTTCATTTTTTGGATTCTTTTAGTTTCTCAAGTGCTCTTTTTCTCCGTTTACGTTATCGTAATTAAAGAAACCGAAAGAGCGTgtacaataaaataaattttctgtTCCCTATAAATTTTTAGAGAAGAGAAATCACATATTAATTTTGGCCAACTAAAATTAtgattctatttttattttatagacGTACTTTTTTCTTCGATTACTTATtccaataaaaattaaaatttggacTGATTTGATCAAATTATACatcatttaaattttcatttgtatatataattaattaacacaagACACGTGCATaattattaagaaaaagtttatgTTAATTCTCAAGTGTAATATAATTCAGGAAAGATATATATCATAATTACTGGAATGAACACATATCGGATCATAGCTCCTGAACTTACGTAAATCTTTCTGGAGAATTAGATTGCCAAATCACGTAACAATAGATTGAGCTGACCAATTACAACCAAGAGTTCCTTGTAAAGATTTACTAGTACTAAATTAAGGCATGATTGGATTAGGTTTAATTGTTTGTTGACATGCAAAGCAATGGCAGGTCaacattttcttttcatttcaaCTTTATTGTTCCGTACCAAAACTATTGACTTTATGCGtatttcttttattaatgtCAATAGCATCGTTAACTAAAACTTAAACAATCAGTGTCCgtgtttaatatatttttgattaagaTTAATGATATTTTGAGGAGCAGGTCATCCGTGTTTGTTAAGCAGAATTAAGATTAACAAATTGTTTAATTTACCTAATCTGttagtaataattttaaactattgGGGGCATATAAGCATGGGTGGTCAGCTGGTCAGCTACCCATGTTATTCGGCAGATTATAGAAGTAGAGCTGGATTAGAGTAATCATATTAATAGGTTATCGTATTTGTTTGGACTTGTCTGTAGTCGTTTTAGTGGATTTTCTTGAATTTGAACACTTTCTAATCTCTATCTGAGTTAAGTGAGTTCAAATAGCGGAGGCATCGGTTACGTGGCAGAAAAGGAAAATCAGTGTGTTGTGTCTTGTGTGACTTGTGGTTGGGGCTGATGGGTGATTCCCGTGTTCAAAGAAACCCTTaccaatatatttgtaaaattagacgattatacaaattataatcCTGTTGGAAAGTAGGATGTTTGATGATAAGAGATTTGAGATTTGAGCTGTGTCAAAGATTTGATGATGTGAATAAATTGTTATTAGTTTTGATAATTAGTGGATGTGGATTCAATAATTTTTTAgctcaaaaaattatttcaacaagatatttaaaaaaattagaattaaaatatttacatgtgcctggttaaaataaaaaaaaattagtaaaacaatatttatcaaacaatttcaGGTGACATGGCTAATTAACTCAACTAGTTACACGGTTTTCGATTATTTAGtcaagatattaatttaatccgataagttaattataaaaatgaactatgaatatttaagaaatattatatCTGTAGGACATGATTTCTGCGGTACTGCTTGCTGTCTTGCTGAACTGAAGCCATCCGGTTCTTGGATTATGATTGTTGAAAATTGAATGAAGGATCGCATGCATGTCTATTTGTGTTCAATGTTATAATCATTGAAAATGATGTtgctaaaataaaaatatcatattataaaaattcatattaatatcGGCGAGATTTTCCCAGTAGAGATTATCatgtttttaagaaaatatcagtggacatattttttattttttttgatagatATTAGTGTACATATTTGATTGTATATGAAAATGAAATAATCCTATATTAATCGGCTCCCTTTAATCCAATTAATCCAATGTTCTGCTGCAGTGCTGCTTGGACTTGTATCATATATGGGCCTCTTCTTGTGGCCCACTTCATCTCTGACCCAATGAACTATTTACTACTACAAAGTTAAATACCAGATTTGAAGTGAAGCGCTTAATAATCTTAAAGCGGTATCATTTCCATCATGAAGGTCATTATAgatatcaatcaagtacctccaaattttaattcaaagagtaaaaatataatttacaaaattctACGCATTGTTCTTAAATGCTACCACAATTAAATAAAAg of the Daucus carota subsp. sativus chromosome 4, DH1 v3.0, whole genome shotgun sequence genome contains:
- the LOC108219206 gene encoding uncharacterized protein LOC108219206 encodes the protein MINGMELKISGSNRCMFVRFCTARPRFTFLFVKVLLVLVWSAAGYALSQEHELLWHDSEKGTKNIKSHSCIHDQIVEQRKRPGFKVYSISPQVYKEQHISKPLRRNGRALLEASEFSGKQDNAKQPIRIYLNYEAVGHSPDRDCRNVGDIVKLGEPPLNSHSDTPSCNPHGDPPVSADCWYNCTLDDIAGEDKKCRLRKALGQTADWFKRALSVERVRGNLQLSGYSACGQDGGVQLPREYVEEGVADADLVLLVTTRPTTGNTLAWAVACERDQWGRAIAGHVNVAPRHLTAESETLLSATLIHEVMHVLGFDPHAFTHFRDERRRRRIQVTEQVKDEKIGRMVTRVVLPRVVMHSRYHYGAFSENFTGLELEDGGGRGTSGSHWEKRLLMNEIMTGSVDTRSVVSKMTLALLEDSGWYQANYDMADHLDWGHNQGTDFVTSPCNLWKGAYHCNATQVSGCTYNREAEGYCPILNYSGDLPQWAQYFPEANKGGQSSLADYCTYYVAYSDGSCTDIKSARPPDRMLGEVRGSSSRCMTSSLVRSGFVRGSTAQGNGCYKHRCINNTLKVAVDDVWKVCPEHGGPVQFSGFNGELICPAYHELCKKDPVPVPGRCPNSCHFNGDCIDGRCRCFLGFSGRDCSKRSCPSNCSGHGKCLQNGVCECEKGRTGVDCSTAVCDEQCSLHGGVCDNGVCEFRCSDYAGYTCQNSSTISSNLLICKDLLGKDASMQHCAPSEMSILQQLEEVVVKPNYHRLFPGGPRKIFNFFRGGDCDGAARRLACWISIQKCDKDGDNRLRVCRSACQSYNKACGASLDCLDQTLFSNEDEEGLCTGYGSLDRGYSVF